In the Paenibacillus sp. FSL R7-0337 genome, GCAGCGGCTATGGCGGCAACAGCGGAAGCGGCAGCAGCTACGGCGGCGGCTACAAAGGCAACCGTGATGGAGCGAGCCGTAACACAGACGCAAGACCATCCTCGCGTCCGAGCAGCACAAGCACCCGCCCGGCCAAGCAGGATTTTGACGCTTAAGTCGTAACAGCACACCTTGAAGAAGACGAGCAACCGTTACCGGTTCCCGTCTTCTTTTTTACTGTGGACTCGCTTAGATGAAGGTACGGCTAATGATGACCAGCAGGATGAAGAGTACGAGAATCGTTCCAGTGGAAGTCCAGGGATTGCAGCAGCCAGGTGCGGACATGAGGTCAACCTCCTTTGAGCATGGGGGATTTGTTGTGGTTACAATGTAATATATGGACGTATTACAGAGCTTGCTTAGACACATACCTAGAACTTGTAAACTTGGGCGCTGGAAAAGTCCTGTACAAACAGGTATAGTTAAGATACGCAGTACGCACAAGATAGACAGGAGGAAGGGAATTGGAGTTTAAAGGAGCAATGGGCGGTATATACCGCATCACGGAATGGATCTCACGCATCGCCTTCAGCAATATTTTATGGGCATTGTGTTCGATACCGTTCCTGTTCGCAGGAATTATGAAGATCCTCATGCTGGGTTCAGAAGCAGGCGGGCCGAATGAGCAGATTATGCTGAACTGGGTACTTGGTGTATTCGCGCCATTCACTGTATTTCCGGCGACGTCGGCGTTATTTACAGTGGTGCGCAAATGGGTAATGGGCAATACTGATGTAAGTACATTCCGCACTTTTTTTCAGGGGTACAAAGAGAATTATCTGAAAAGCATGCTGGGAGGGCTTATCTACACCCTGCTGTTTGTCGTGATGTACGTTGATGTGACCGTATACATGACGCAAATGCCGAATTTCAAGATCGTCGGTATCCTGATGCTGGTGCTGATGATTATTTTGTTCGTATCGATGTTTAACTTCTTCTCCATCGTGGTTCACTACCAGATGACGTTCAAGGAAGTGGTAACCAATTCGATTCTGCTCACGATCGCCCGGCCGATCCGTGTGTTCTCGACGTTGATTGGTTCTGGCGTTCTTCTCTATATAGGTCTGCGGTATCCGGTTCTCTACGTGATTTGTATTCCTACGCTGATTGCTATGCTCGCCTTCTTTAATTTCTTCGCTACATACAATAAGCTGCAACTGCAAGTGGAGAAGAAGAAGCTGGCTGAAGAGCAGGCCGCGCTGGAAGCGGCAGAGAATGAAGGTCTTGCGTCCGACGACGAGGATGATGACGATGAAGACGAAGACGAGGATGAAGACGACAGAGACAAGAATACCGGTAAGGATTTCAAGCGGACTTAACATTCCATTGATCATCCGGGCAGTAATGTCAACGGTAAATGATCCAGGTGTTAAATAAAGCGCATACAGGTTTACTTTTTCGTCAAAAGGCAATATAATGATTATAAATCCTGCGATGTACGTTATGGTTGCTCGTTGTTTTGAACCAATGATAATGTCTTGGGAGATCTACATGAAGCGCGGCTGAACAGCCCTGTCTATATGACCTGGGGAATTCAAAAACGACTTCTGCGGTCACCCACCTGCTCTAGCAGGTTCAGAAGACACTGCAGCCGGACGGCATAGGCGGGTTTTCTAATGCAATTGACAAGGCACCCTGTTACCTGCTTTCTGCGGGTAGAGGGTGCTTTTTTCAAGGTTAAAGTGAGCAATGCCCTTTTGTTCCGCGGACAAGAGTGTTACACTTAGAGTAATGAACTTGGGATTTGAAGAGGGGGAAGAATTTTGTCGTTGAAAAGAACCTTGGTCGGTTTATTTCGCAGTCATGACGGAACAAGCGACCGTGCCAAAGATCCGACACTTAAAACGCGTTATTACAATCTTTCAAGAGACAAGGCGTGGGATGAAGTATCCGCAACGCTGAAGAAAATTCCTGGATATAAGGTCTTGCATGAAGTACAATCTGTAGGGGAGATTACCCTAGAGAAAAGAACGGCGTTAGGCCGCTCGCTGGATATTACCGTATCTGTGCTAAGCACCACGCCCGTACGCTGTGCCGTAGATATATATTCAGCATCCAGAGGGTCGCTTGGAGATCTGGGTGCCAATTACCGTGTCATTCAACGTTTGTATCAGTCTCTGGATAAGAAGCTAGGCAAATATAAGGTAGATTAAGGACAAGTATCCAGGCATGTATTGCCGGGATTGTATGCGGTTTCCGGGAGCGGGACAGCCCTTGGGGCACGGATATCCTTATTGATCATCATACGCAAAAAGCGGAGAAGGATGACCTTCTGCCGCTTTTTTTCACAAATGTACATCTTTAGCTTGGAATGCTGTATAACATAACAGTGCTGTCCGTCCAGCTTACAGTAGAGCCTTAACTGCGGAAATTGCCGCTTCGTAGTCCGGGTGCTCAGCCATTTCACCGAGATACTCGACATAAGCCAAAGTGCCTTGCTTGTCTACAACGAAGATGGAGCGCATATCGAGTCGGAATTCCTTGATCAGGACGCCGTAGGCTTGTCCAAAGGAAGTCTCCTTGTGGTCGGACAGGGTGATTACACTGTCGATGCCTGCGGCGCCGCACCAGCGGGCCTGGGCAAAAGGAAGGTCAGTGCTGATGGTGAGGATGACTACATCATCGCCAAGACCGGCAGCCTCGCTGTTGAAGCGGCGGGTCTGCGCATCGCACACACCGGTATCCAGGGAAGGTACAACGCTGATCAGCTTGATTTTGCCAGCGTAATCTGTAAGAGTAACATCTTCCAGGAGATTCTTGCTAACCGTGAATTGCGGCGCGGGATCTCCGGCTTTCAGCTGCGGGCCTACCAGAGTGATGGGGTTGCCCTTAAATGTGGCTACGCCTGTTCTTTCTTGCGTCATGTCCTTGTTTCCTCCTTGAATTGCATTATTGGCATGTACCTGCCAGAATAAATTATAATCTTTTTAGAAGCTGGATGTCGAGCTTGGACAACATACATAAAAGGATGGGTGTTATGATTTTTATAAGGTATGAGAAGTGGAGAAGTTATCTCCGGTATTACCCTGTAACCTGTGCGCTGATTCTGGCCAACGTGGTTATGTTCATCGTGCTGTCCCTGAATGGCGGCTCTACCAACCTGTACACGCTTGTGAAGTATGGGGCTACAGTCAATGTGGGTCCTGAGAAGGATGAGCTGTGGCGCTACGCCGCGGCGATGTTCCTGCATAACGGCTTCGCCCATTTGTTCTTCAACAGCTTCTCGCTGCTTGTGTTCGCCCCGCCGCTGGAGCGGTTAATGGGCTGGTGGCGGTATGCGCTGTTGTATCTGGGCGGCGGCTTCATTGCTAATCTGCTTGGGGTTGTTGTTAGCAGCCGCGGGACTGTGGAGATTGGGATTGTCTCTGTAGGGGCCTCGGGAGCGATCTACGCCGTCTATGGCGCGTTCCTCTATATTGCATTGTTCCAAAGGGCAATGATGGATGAGGGCTCGCGCAAGACGCTTTACGGACTTCTGATGATGGGGATTATCACGTCCTTTGCTGCTCCAAATATCAACTATATGGCTCATATCGGCGGCTTGATCGCCGGATTCTTCATTTATGGGCTAATCATCCGTGTATTCAAACGAAACCGGCGATAAGGAAGGGTGTAATCGTGGAGCTTAGACAGCTGCAGTATTTTCTGAAGGTTGCCCAGAAGGAACATGTTACCAGAGCGGCGGAGGAGCTGCATGTCGCACAATCTGCGGTGAGCCGCCAGATTCATCAGCTGGAGCAGGAGCTGGGGGTGGATCTGTTCATGCAGAAGGGGAGAAACCTGCAGCTTACGCCTGTCGGACAGCTCTTTTGCAAAAGAGTGGAGTCGGTGCTGAATGAACTCGACCGGTCGGTGGCGGAGGTGCATGAATTCCTTGACCCGGAGCGCGGCGAGATTCGCATCGGCTTCCCGCACAGTCTCGGAACACATCTGATTCCTTCAATTGTGGCGGAGTTCCGCAGTCATTATCCCCATGTGAAATTCCGCTTCAAGCAGGGGGCCTATCCTTCCTTAATCAAGGATGTTATCTCTGGAGAGGTGGATCTGGCATTCATCTCGCCGTTCCCCGAGAATGTGGGGCATGTGGCCGGAGATGTCGTCATGACCGAGGAATTGTTCGCCATTCTGCCGCAGAATCATCCGCTTGCCAGCGAAAAAGTGATCCGGCTGGAGCAGCTGCGGGAAGAGAAGTTCGTATTATTCAGCCAAGGCTACTCGCTGCGGCCGATTGTGTGGCAGGCCTGCCTTGCGGCAGGGTTTAAGCCGCAGATTGCTTTTGAGGGCGGGGAGACCGATACGATCCGCGGTCTGGTAGCCGCCGGGATGGGGGTAAGCCTGCTGCCGGAGATGGCGCTCTACCAGACCAACCCGATGCAGCCTGCGCAGGTCCGGGTGGTGGAGCCTACGATTACCAGAACCGTCGGGCTGATTCACCGGGCAGAAGGCAAGCTGCCGCTGGT is a window encoding:
- a CDS encoding DUF624 domain-containing protein, with product MEFKGAMGGIYRITEWISRIAFSNILWALCSIPFLFAGIMKILMLGSEAGGPNEQIMLNWVLGVFAPFTVFPATSALFTVVRKWVMGNTDVSTFRTFFQGYKENYLKSMLGGLIYTLLFVVMYVDVTVYMTQMPNFKIVGILMLVLMIILFVSMFNFFSIVVHYQMTFKEVVTNSILLTIARPIRVFSTLIGSGVLLYIGLRYPVLYVICIPTLIAMLAFFNFFATYNKLQLQVEKKKLAEEQAALEAAENEGLASDDEDDDDEDEDEDEDDRDKNTGKDFKRT
- a CDS encoding rhomboid family intramembrane serine protease — protein: MIFIRYEKWRSYLRYYPVTCALILANVVMFIVLSLNGGSTNLYTLVKYGATVNVGPEKDELWRYAAAMFLHNGFAHLFFNSFSLLVFAPPLERLMGWWRYALLYLGGGFIANLLGVVVSSRGTVEIGIVSVGASGAIYAVYGAFLYIALFQRAMMDEGSRKTLYGLLMMGIITSFAAPNINYMAHIGGLIAGFFIYGLIIRVFKRNRR
- a CDS encoding LysR family transcriptional regulator; amino-acid sequence: MELRQLQYFLKVAQKEHVTRAAEELHVAQSAVSRQIHQLEQELGVDLFMQKGRNLQLTPVGQLFCKRVESVLNELDRSVAEVHEFLDPERGEIRIGFPHSLGTHLIPSIVAEFRSHYPHVKFRFKQGAYPSLIKDVISGEVDLAFISPFPENVGHVAGDVVMTEELFAILPQNHPLASEKVIRLEQLREEKFVLFSQGYSLRPIVWQACLAAGFKPQIAFEGGETDTIRGLVAAGMGVSLLPEMALYQTNPMQPAQVRVVEPTITRTVGLIHRAEGKLPLVAQSFRNFLLTYFKDRHTDNTPVGS
- the tpx gene encoding thiol peroxidase; this translates as MTQERTGVATFKGNPITLVGPQLKAGDPAPQFTVSKNLLEDVTLTDYAGKIKLISVVPSLDTGVCDAQTRRFNSEAAGLGDDVVILTISTDLPFAQARWCGAAGIDSVITLSDHKETSFGQAYGVLIKEFRLDMRSIFVVDKQGTLAYVEYLGEMAEHPDYEAAISAVKALL
- a CDS encoding DUF1499 domain-containing protein, yielding MSLKRTLVGLFRSHDGTSDRAKDPTLKTRYYNLSRDKAWDEVSATLKKIPGYKVLHEVQSVGEITLEKRTALGRSLDITVSVLSTTPVRCAVDIYSASRGSLGDLGANYRVIQRLYQSLDKKLGKYKVD